The proteins below come from a single Roseiflexus sp. RS-1 genomic window:
- a CDS encoding alpha-ketoacid dehydrogenase subunit beta has translation MPVITVREALRQALHDAMQDERVFIIGEDIGHYGSTYGVTAGFLEQYGPERIRDAPIAESGIVGIAIGAAMVGMRPIAEIMSVNFSLLAFDMLFNHAAKIYSMFGGQMTVPMVLRTTNGWTQLSATHSQSFDVYFAHMPGLKVVAPATPYDMKGMLKAAIEDPDPVVFIEHTLMYTVKGEVPEESYTVPLGKARLAREGRDMTVVTYSRMVHLSQQAADILARDGIEVEIVDLRTLRPLDMSVAIESFKKTNRAVVVTEDWQSFGTSAEIAARLYEYGFDYLDAPIARVNFREVPMPYSKNLELQTVVTVDRIVHAIRKTLS, from the coding sequence ATGCCGGTCATAACTGTCCGCGAAGCGCTGCGCCAGGCATTGCACGACGCAATGCAGGACGAGCGCGTCTTTATCATTGGTGAGGATATCGGGCATTACGGCAGCACGTATGGCGTCACTGCCGGATTCCTCGAACAGTACGGACCAGAACGCATCCGCGACGCTCCGATCGCCGAATCCGGCATTGTCGGCATCGCCATTGGCGCAGCAATGGTCGGCATGCGCCCGATCGCCGAAATTATGTCGGTGAATTTTTCACTGCTGGCGTTCGATATGCTCTTCAACCACGCCGCCAAGATCTACAGCATGTTCGGCGGCCAGATGACGGTGCCGATGGTGCTGCGCACGACTAACGGCTGGACGCAACTTTCCGCCACCCACTCGCAGTCGTTCGATGTCTACTTTGCCCATATGCCGGGTCTCAAGGTCGTTGCGCCAGCGACGCCCTACGATATGAAGGGAATGCTGAAGGCGGCGATCGAGGACCCCGATCCGGTGGTGTTCATCGAGCATACCTTGATGTACACCGTCAAGGGTGAGGTACCAGAGGAGAGTTATACGGTTCCGCTGGGCAAAGCGCGTCTGGCGCGCGAAGGGCGCGATATGACCGTCGTCACCTATTCGCGCATGGTGCACCTCTCGCAGCAGGCAGCCGACATTCTTGCCCGCGATGGCATCGAGGTCGAAATCGTTGATCTGCGCACGTTGCGTCCGCTCGATATGAGTGTGGCGATCGAAAGTTTCAAGAAAACCAACCGCGCTGTCGTCGTAACCGAAGACTGGCAATCGTTCGGCACGAGCGCGGAAATTGCGGCGCGCCTGTATGAATATGGCTTCGATTATCTCGACGCGCCAATTGCGCGGGTCAACTTCCGCGAAGTGCCCATGCCTTACTCGAAGAATCTGGAGTTGCAGACCGTGGTGACTGTCGATCGGATCGTGCATGCGATCCGCAAGACGCTGTCGTAG
- the pdhA gene encoding pyruvate dehydrogenase (acetyl-transferring) E1 component subunit alpha: MAHVDEHGRNSAGILSNDSGLDAATLIDYYRQMVLIRRFEEKCQEMYTRAKIGGFLHLYIGEEATAVGAIAALRPDDHIFTHYRDHGHAIARGLDINALMAELFGKVTGCSKGLGGSMHFADASKNFWGGYAIVGSHLPLATGVALGMKMQRKDSVVMVFFGDGATNGGEFYESLNFAQLWKLPVVFVCENNLYAMGTPLEVHSSVTEIYRKACAFDMKAERVDGNDVLVMREASLRAVEHARSGKGPVLLEAMTYRFRGHSAQDTQKYRTKEDIERHRRNDPIVRYRTLLLNEGIATEQQIRDIDRMIDDQVEAAVRFADESPEPGHEWITQAGVYAAPIAVDPPIHGE; this comes from the coding sequence ATGGCGCACGTTGATGAACATGGACGCAACTCTGCTGGCATCCTCTCGAACGACTCCGGGCTTGATGCTGCAACGCTGATCGACTATTACCGTCAGATGGTGCTCATCCGTCGCTTCGAAGAGAAATGCCAGGAGATGTATACCAGAGCGAAAATTGGCGGGTTCCTCCACCTGTACATCGGCGAAGAGGCGACTGCCGTCGGCGCGATTGCCGCTCTGCGACCCGATGACCATATTTTCACCCATTATCGTGATCACGGTCACGCGATTGCGCGCGGACTCGACATTAATGCACTGATGGCGGAACTGTTCGGCAAGGTGACCGGTTGCTCGAAAGGGTTGGGCGGCTCAATGCACTTTGCCGATGCCAGCAAGAACTTCTGGGGCGGGTATGCGATCGTGGGCAGCCACCTGCCCCTGGCGACCGGTGTGGCGCTGGGAATGAAAATGCAGCGTAAAGACTCGGTCGTGATGGTCTTCTTTGGCGATGGCGCCACCAATGGCGGCGAGTTCTACGAGTCGCTCAATTTTGCGCAACTCTGGAAATTGCCGGTTGTCTTTGTCTGCGAGAATAATCTCTACGCCATGGGGACGCCGCTGGAAGTCCATTCGTCGGTCACCGAAATCTACCGCAAAGCGTGCGCCTTTGATATGAAGGCGGAACGGGTGGACGGCAACGATGTGCTGGTGATGCGCGAAGCCTCCCTGCGCGCGGTTGAGCATGCGCGTTCCGGCAAAGGACCGGTGCTGCTCGAAGCGATGACCTACCGCTTTCGCGGTCATTCGGCGCAGGATACGCAAAAGTACCGCACCAAAGAGGATATCGAACGCCACCGGCGGAACGATCCGATTGTGCGGTATCGCACGCTGCTGCTCAACGAGGGCATTGCCACCGAACAACAGATCCGTGATATTGACCGGATGATCGACGATCAGGTCGAAGCGGCGGTACGCTTCGCCGACGAGAGTCCGGAGCCAGGGCACGAATGGATTACACAGGCAGGCGTGTATGCCGCGCCGATTGCAGTCGACCCACCCATCCATGGAGAATGA
- the rpsA gene encoding 30S ribosomal protein S1, whose amino-acid sequence MEQQEQAATNHHTTSTAQSPGDADYANGQGADQRSDRELMEQFLANPAHDYRNLQYGDTVDGIIMRVSRDEILVDIGAKAEGVVPAKEMQSLSEEDRAALKPGDSLLVFVVQSEDKEGRATLSIDRARQEKSWRRLQQCYETGEVIEARVVNYNKGGLLVNLDGVRGFVPSSQVSGISRGSDTQKQSEMARMVGQTLMLKVIEINRNRNRLILSERQAAMDMREGRKGELLSALKEGDVREGIVTSVCDFGAFVDIGGADGLVHLSEISWSRIKHPGEVLKPGDKVQVYVLSIDNERKRIALSLKRTQHEPWATVGERYQIGQMVEGVVTQLAPFGAFVRIEDGVEGLIHVSEMGDGRVQHPRDVLQEGDVVQARIIRIDPARKRIGLSMRPPSDDTEVAAGE is encoded by the coding sequence ATGGAACAGCAAGAACAGGCTGCAACAAACCATCATACGACGAGTACTGCTCAGTCGCCCGGTGATGCTGACTACGCCAACGGTCAGGGCGCCGATCAACGGAGCGACCGGGAACTGATGGAACAGTTCCTCGCCAACCCTGCTCACGACTATCGCAATCTTCAGTACGGCGACACGGTTGACGGCATTATTATGCGGGTCAGCCGTGATGAGATTCTGGTCGATATCGGCGCCAAAGCTGAGGGTGTGGTGCCGGCGAAGGAGATGCAATCGCTCTCCGAAGAAGATCGCGCGGCGCTGAAGCCCGGCGACTCACTGCTGGTCTTTGTGGTTCAGTCGGAAGACAAGGAAGGGCGAGCAACCCTGTCGATCGACCGGGCGCGCCAGGAAAAGAGCTGGCGGCGGTTGCAGCAGTGCTACGAGACCGGCGAGGTCATCGAAGCCAGGGTTGTCAATTACAATAAAGGCGGCTTGCTGGTCAATCTCGACGGGGTGCGCGGCTTCGTGCCTTCGTCGCAGGTCAGCGGCATCAGTCGCGGTTCTGATACCCAGAAGCAGTCGGAGATGGCGCGGATGGTTGGTCAGACTCTGATGCTGAAGGTGATCGAGATCAATCGGAACCGCAACCGGCTGATCCTTTCCGAACGCCAGGCTGCGATGGATATGCGCGAAGGGCGTAAGGGCGAGTTGCTCTCGGCGCTGAAGGAAGGCGATGTCCGCGAAGGGATCGTGACATCCGTCTGCGACTTCGGCGCGTTTGTTGATATAGGCGGCGCTGATGGCCTGGTGCATCTTTCCGAGATTTCCTGGAGCCGGATCAAGCATCCAGGCGAGGTGCTGAAACCTGGCGATAAAGTGCAGGTCTACGTTCTCAGCATCGATAACGAACGGAAGCGCATTGCGCTCTCGCTGAAGCGCACCCAACACGAGCCGTGGGCGACGGTTGGTGAACGCTACCAGATCGGCCAGATGGTCGAAGGAGTGGTGACGCAGCTGGCGCCGTTCGGGGCGTTTGTGCGGATCGAAGATGGCGTCGAAGGACTGATCCACGTCTCTGAAATGGGTGATGGGCGCGTCCAGCATCCGCGCGATGTGTTGCAGGAAGGGGATGTCGTCCAGGCGCGTATCATTCGGATCGATCCGGCGCGAAAACGCATCGGTTTGAGTATGCGCCCGCCATCTGACGATACGGAGGTCGCCGCCGGGGAGTGA
- a CDS encoding ATP-dependent Clp protease ATP-binding subunit, with product MSDRAFDKFTKRAKQVLQIATEEARAFNHPYIGTEHLLLGLIREGEGVAARVLDELGVKLVQARHAVEFIVGHGEGAPRQDLELTARAKKVIAYAVEEAKRLNHHYIGTEHLLLGLVRNGEGVATGVLDILGVSLEQVRTNVMRVLRQGAGAGLERPGTVSSGSSQSSQRQSKTPYLDALGTDLTEMAEAGRLDPVIGRQHEIERVIQILSRRTKNNPALIGEPGVGKTAIVEGLAQRIVAGDVPDSIKGKRVVTLDMGALVAGTKYRGQFEERLKRVVDEIKETRCILFIDEFHTIIGAGGAEGTLDAANILKPALSRGELQTIGATTLDEYRKYIERDAALERRFQPVMVEQPTEEETIEILRGIKSRYEDFHQLQISDEAIKAAAHLSARYVPDRFLPDKAIDLIDEAAARVRMTRSATPPSLRDALRGLEAIRKEREAAIEDQQFELAADLREREERMLARIQKIEAELGIGSDAHLMERPYVTEDDIAEVVGMWTGIPVKRLKGDETTRLLQMEEYLHSRVIGQHEAIVTISKSVRRARAGLKDPKRPIGSFIFLGPTGVGKTELAKALAEFMFGSEEHLIKIDMSEFQERHTTSRLVGSPPGYVGYGEGGQLTDAVRRKPYSVVLFDEIEKAHPDAFNLLLQVLEDGHLTDGKGRRVDFRNTIIIMTSNVGTEHIRRASRIGFSGYSSGSELDNEDIRKKVDDALKQLFRPEFLNRIDATIIFHALTNDEIRQITRLMLKRVQDQLKEHNLTLEITDEACDLLAKRGYDPAYGARPLRRIITNLIEDPLSEGVLEGRFRSGDRVLVDVATLDNGEQYLRLRPAREVEETVETETVEVSG from the coding sequence ATGTCCGATCGGGCGTTCGATAAGTTTACAAAACGCGCGAAACAGGTGCTGCAAATTGCCACCGAAGAGGCGCGTGCGTTCAATCACCCGTACATCGGCACCGAGCATCTGCTGCTCGGTCTGATCCGTGAGGGTGAAGGCGTTGCAGCACGTGTGCTGGACGAGTTGGGGGTCAAACTCGTGCAGGCGCGCCACGCTGTTGAGTTCATCGTTGGTCATGGCGAGGGTGCGCCGCGACAGGACCTGGAACTCACGGCACGCGCCAAGAAGGTAATTGCATATGCGGTCGAGGAAGCCAAGCGGCTGAATCACCACTACATCGGCACCGAACACCTGCTGCTCGGACTGGTGCGTAACGGTGAGGGCGTGGCGACCGGTGTGCTCGACATTCTTGGCGTATCACTTGAACAGGTGCGCACAAACGTGATGCGCGTGCTGCGTCAGGGCGCCGGTGCGGGTCTCGAACGCCCCGGTACGGTCTCGTCGGGTTCATCGCAATCATCGCAACGCCAGAGTAAGACGCCGTACCTCGACGCCCTGGGCACCGATCTGACGGAGATGGCGGAAGCCGGGCGCCTCGACCCGGTCATCGGTCGTCAGCACGAGATCGAGCGAGTCATTCAGATTCTCAGCCGTCGCACGAAGAATAACCCGGCGCTCATCGGCGAGCCAGGCGTTGGGAAGACGGCGATTGTCGAGGGTCTGGCGCAGCGGATTGTGGCAGGCGATGTGCCGGACAGCATCAAAGGGAAGCGGGTCGTGACGCTCGATATGGGCGCACTCGTCGCTGGCACGAAGTATCGTGGTCAGTTCGAGGAGCGGTTGAAGCGGGTGGTCGATGAGATCAAGGAAACCCGCTGCATCCTGTTCATCGATGAGTTCCATACGATCATCGGCGCCGGCGGCGCGGAAGGTACGCTTGATGCTGCGAACATTCTGAAGCCAGCGTTGTCGCGCGGTGAGTTGCAGACGATTGGCGCCACAACGCTCGACGAGTATCGCAAGTATATCGAGCGTGACGCAGCCCTTGAGCGGCGCTTCCAGCCCGTGATGGTCGAACAACCGACCGAAGAAGAAACCATCGAAATCCTGCGCGGCATCAAGAGTCGCTATGAGGATTTCCATCAGTTGCAGATTTCCGATGAGGCGATCAAGGCGGCAGCGCACCTCTCGGCGCGCTACGTGCCCGACCGCTTCCTGCCGGATAAGGCGATTGACCTGATCGATGAGGCTGCGGCGCGCGTGCGCATGACGCGCTCGGCGACTCCCCCTTCGCTGCGCGATGCGCTGCGTGGTCTGGAGGCGATCCGCAAGGAGCGTGAGGCGGCAATCGAGGATCAGCAGTTCGAACTCGCTGCCGATCTCCGCGAGCGGGAAGAGCGCATGCTTGCGCGTATCCAGAAGATCGAAGCCGAACTGGGCATCGGCAGCGATGCGCACCTGATGGAGCGCCCGTATGTCACCGAAGACGATATTGCCGAGGTCGTCGGCATGTGGACCGGCATCCCGGTCAAGCGCCTGAAGGGTGACGAAACCACGCGCCTGCTCCAGATGGAGGAGTATCTGCACAGTCGCGTCATTGGTCAGCACGAGGCGATTGTGACCATCTCCAAGTCGGTGCGCCGCGCCCGCGCCGGTCTGAAAGACCCCAAGCGACCGATCGGCTCGTTTATCTTCCTCGGTCCTACCGGCGTCGGCAAGACCGAACTGGCAAAGGCGCTGGCGGAGTTCATGTTCGGCTCCGAAGAGCACCTGATCAAGATCGATATGTCCGAGTTCCAGGAGCGCCACACCACGTCGCGTCTGGTCGGGTCGCCGCCGGGGTATGTGGGGTATGGCGAAGGTGGTCAGTTGACCGATGCGGTGCGCCGCAAACCGTACTCGGTGGTGCTGTTCGACGAGATCGAGAAAGCGCACCCCGATGCGTTCAACCTGCTGCTCCAGGTGCTGGAGGACGGGCACCTGACCGACGGCAAGGGGCGGCGGGTCGATTTCCGCAATACGATCATCATCATGACCTCGAACGTCGGCACCGAGCACATCCGACGCGCGTCGCGCATTGGGTTCTCCGGTTACAGTAGCGGCAGCGAGCTGGACAACGAGGATATTCGCAAGAAGGTGGATGATGCGCTCAAGCAGTTGTTCCGCCCTGAGTTCCTCAACCGCATCGATGCGACGATCATCTTCCACGCGCTGACGAACGATGAGATCCGGCAGATTACGCGGTTGATGCTCAAGCGGGTGCAGGATCAACTCAAGGAGCACAATCTGACGCTCGAGATCACCGACGAAGCCTGCGATCTGCTGGCAAAGCGCGGCTACGATCCGGCGTATGGCGCCCGCCCGTTGCGCCGCATCATCACCAACCTGATCGAAGACCCGCTCTCGGAAGGAGTGCTGGAAGGTCGCTTCCGCTCCGGGGATCGGGTGCTGGTCGATGTGGCGACCCTCGACAATGGCGAACAGTACCTCCGCCTGCGTCCGGCGCGTGAAGTGGAGGAGACGGTGGAAACGGAGACGGTTGAAGTCTCCGGTTGA
- the radA gene encoding DNA repair protein RadA → MAKARTVFVCQQCGSQQSRWMGRCPDCGTWDSLVEQTERRDVTPRSRSAVPGMQSRPVGLRDVAIGGFVRLPVLGSEFAGVLGGGLVPGSVVLIGGEPGIGKSSLLLQAAAHFAEHVGPALYVSAEESVQQIKLRAARMGLEPEHLLVYSETNLNVILDQIAALKPHLVVVDSIQTVYLDEIGSAAGSVSQVREGALRLLRLAKDHAIPMFLVGHVTKEGTIAGPRVLEHIVDVVLYLEGDRFHQYRLLRGVKNRFGSTDEVGVFEMTAQGLCEVPNPSQAFLSERTADAPGSAVAVTMEGTRPILVEVQALTASSASAQPRRTANGFDMNRLLMLVAVLTKRVGLPLFNQDVYVNIVGGLRIDEPAVDLAVAVAIASSFRNQRVHPDLAMVGEVGLAGELRSAGQLERRLMEASGLGFTRALCPETTHPPRVDGLGVVMARALADAIEIALHNPGVRHGSACGAPDAGSQTAAPDSVSGDQ, encoded by the coding sequence GTGGCGAAAGCGCGTACCGTATTCGTCTGCCAGCAGTGCGGTTCACAGCAGTCGCGCTGGATGGGCAGATGCCCCGATTGTGGAACATGGGACAGCCTGGTTGAACAGACCGAGCGACGAGATGTGACGCCGCGCAGTCGCAGCGCTGTTCCAGGTATGCAGAGCCGTCCGGTGGGTCTGCGCGATGTCGCCATCGGCGGCTTTGTGCGACTGCCGGTGCTGGGGAGTGAGTTTGCCGGGGTGTTGGGCGGCGGTCTGGTACCCGGCAGCGTGGTGTTGATCGGCGGTGAACCGGGGATTGGCAAGAGCAGCCTGTTGCTTCAGGCGGCTGCCCATTTTGCGGAGCATGTCGGTCCGGCGCTCTACGTCTCAGCAGAAGAGTCGGTGCAGCAGATCAAACTGCGCGCAGCGCGCATGGGGTTGGAACCGGAACACCTGCTGGTCTACTCCGAAACGAACCTGAACGTCATTCTTGATCAGATTGCAGCGCTCAAACCGCACCTGGTAGTGGTCGATTCGATCCAGACGGTGTACCTGGACGAGATCGGTTCCGCCGCCGGCAGCGTCAGTCAGGTGCGCGAAGGGGCATTGCGCCTGCTGCGGCTCGCCAAAGATCACGCCATTCCCATGTTTCTGGTCGGTCACGTGACCAAAGAAGGAACCATCGCCGGACCGCGCGTGCTGGAACATATTGTCGATGTGGTGCTGTATCTCGAAGGAGATCGCTTCCATCAGTACCGCTTGCTGCGCGGCGTCAAGAATCGCTTCGGCTCGACCGACGAGGTCGGCGTGTTCGAGATGACTGCGCAGGGGTTATGCGAAGTGCCCAATCCCTCGCAGGCATTTCTCTCGGAGCGCACCGCCGATGCGCCTGGATCGGCAGTGGCAGTGACAATGGAAGGAACGCGCCCGATCCTGGTTGAAGTCCAGGCGCTGACCGCCAGCAGCGCCAGCGCTCAGCCGCGCCGTACTGCCAACGGATTCGATATGAACCGGTTGCTCATGCTGGTGGCAGTGCTGACCAAACGTGTCGGGTTGCCTTTGTTCAATCAGGATGTTTATGTTAACATTGTAGGTGGTCTGCGCATCGATGAACCAGCCGTCGATCTGGCAGTTGCGGTCGCTATTGCGTCGTCGTTCCGCAACCAGCGCGTGCACCCGGACCTTGCCATGGTTGGCGAAGTCGGGCTGGCGGGGGAGTTACGCAGCGCGGGGCAGCTGGAACGACGCCTGATGGAAGCGTCGGGACTCGGTTTCACCCGCGCGCTCTGCCCGGAAACGACCCATCCGCCCCGGGTGGATGGTCTTGGCGTCGTGATGGCGCGCGCACTCGCCGATGCCATCGAGATTGCGCTGCACAACCCCGGCGTGCGGCACGGGTCGGCGTGTGGCGCTCCTGACGCCGGTTCACAAACCGCGGCGCCAGATTCTGTATCTGGCGATCAGTGA
- a CDS encoding PIN/TRAM domain-containing protein translates to MKISLNFLVRLAGMFGLGYLGFRIGIALSGEPPTEIEILATQLLTLAGAGLGLLTTHRWTVEPVRDLVRHMRSVSIAELTALVFGALVGLIFAVLLSVPLAQLPPPFGQFAPIIVAGALAYLGALIFSSRKKDIADLLLASRRGTFSWSQQVGDAIQPQRRYLVDTSAIVDGRIAAVAQTGFIEGTLLVPNFVLHELQSLADSADELRRMKGRRGLEILNTMQKQMHNTVEVLNVEVPGTMGVDEKLVILARQYRCPVITNDHNLGRVAELQGVKVLSLNQLADAVRPPVIPGQDLRVTIRDIGREREQGISFLEDGTMVVVEDARRLIGREVDTIVTRVYQTQTGRIVFAQLRLEQVAKG, encoded by the coding sequence ATGAAAATCAGTCTCAATTTTCTGGTTCGTCTGGCAGGGATGTTCGGATTAGGGTACCTGGGTTTTCGCATTGGTATCGCGTTATCGGGCGAACCGCCAACTGAAATCGAAATACTGGCGACCCAATTGCTGACGCTGGCAGGAGCAGGATTGGGACTGTTGACCACCCATCGCTGGACGGTCGAACCGGTGCGCGATCTGGTCCGCCATATGCGCAGCGTGTCGATAGCCGAGTTGACGGCGCTGGTCTTTGGTGCGCTGGTTGGTCTCATCTTCGCCGTCCTCCTGTCTGTTCCGCTGGCGCAACTGCCGCCGCCGTTCGGTCAGTTTGCGCCGATCATCGTTGCCGGGGCGCTGGCATATCTCGGCGCCCTGATCTTCTCCAGTCGCAAAAAGGACATTGCCGATCTCCTGCTTGCATCGCGGCGCGGAACGTTCTCCTGGTCGCAGCAGGTTGGCGATGCGATCCAGCCACAGCGGCGCTACCTGGTCGATACGTCTGCGATTGTCGATGGGCGCATTGCAGCCGTGGCGCAGACCGGCTTCATCGAGGGGACGCTCCTGGTGCCCAATTTTGTGCTGCACGAACTGCAATCGCTGGCGGACTCAGCCGACGAACTGCGTCGGATGAAGGGGCGTCGTGGTCTTGAAATCTTGAACACGATGCAAAAACAGATGCACAACACGGTCGAGGTGTTGAACGTCGAGGTGCCGGGAACGATGGGGGTAGACGAGAAACTGGTCATTCTGGCGCGCCAGTATCGTTGCCCGGTGATCACGAACGACCATAATCTGGGGCGGGTCGCCGAACTCCAGGGGGTCAAAGTCCTGAGTCTGAACCAGCTCGCCGATGCCGTGCGCCCACCCGTCATCCCCGGTCAGGACCTGCGGGTGACGATTCGGGACATCGGGCGCGAGCGCGAGCAGGGCATCTCCTTCCTGGAAGATGGCACGATGGTGGTGGTGGAAGATGCACGACGCCTGATCGGGCGCGAAGTAGACACGATTGTGACGCGCGTGTATCAGACGCAGACCGGTCGGATCGTGTTCGCGCAGTTGCGCCTGGAACAGGTGGCGAAGGGGTGA